The Paenibacillus spongiae nucleotide sequence GAATATAACGGGATAAATCAAGAATGATGGCAAATAAGGGAGTAGTAACGCGAACGGAGCCGCTCCCCCGATGGAAATCAGTATCATCCGCTTCCGGCCGAACCGGTCGGCCAGAATACCGCCCAAGAAGGTGCCGAGCACGCCTGCTGCCATGAAGAGAAAGATCGGCACCTGCGCCGCCCGCAGCGAGAAATCCCGGAAATCTTCCAAGTAGATTTGATAATACGTCGAGATTCCGGTTGTATACCACGATCTCGCAAATACGAGCAGGATGAGCAGGAATAGAGCAACTCCAACATTCTGGCGCACCTGCTTGGCATCCCCACTCTCCGGCGCTTTCGCCGCCCGTTTCACCGGCTTGCCGTGTGTGACAAGCTGAGAACGGTACCAAGGAACGACGCGGATCAGAATAATGATCGCCGCCGCGGCAAGCAGCGTCCCCCATATCGCACCGGACTGGCCCAATGGCACGAAGATGAAGATGGTCATTAGCGGTGCCAATGAGCTGCCTGCATTACCTCCCACCTGATAGATCGATTGCGCCAAGCCGCGCCGCCCGCCCGCCGCGAAATATACGACCCGCGACCCTTCCGGATGAAAGATAGCCGATCCCAGCCCAACGAATACAACCGCCAGCATTAGCGCCCAGAACCCGGGCGAATACGCAAGCCCCGCTACCCCGATCAGGCTTAGAGCCATTCCGAACGGCAGCATCCACGGAGCGGGCCGCTTGTCTGATAAGAAGCCGACTACCGGCTGCATGACCGATGAAGTCATATTCAGGGCGAACGCCACCCATCCAATTTGCCCGAGAGACAGGTCAAGCGATGTACGGACGACCGGGAACATCGCCGTTACAATCGCTTGCATGGTGTCATTCAACATATGTACCGAGCTGATCGCGAATAAGATGGCATACACTGTGCCCGTTTGAACCGCAGCTGCCTTTGTTGTAGCTCCCGCTGCCATGCCCCCACACCCTTCGCTGTAGAATCTACAAGCAAGATTAGCATACATACGTATAGGTGACAATCATTCATAGAAGTATAATTTTATGGGGCCTGATGAGGAGATTTCCCCTATAATTGGAAATGTAAACGTTGACACTGCTCCTGTCCCCCTTTATTCTTGGAATAAGAAGAAACGGCTTTCGCCGAAAACAGGATTAATAGAATATATAGGCCGCCCCGGAGGAGGAACATTGTACCGATGATTCAACGAATAAGCAAGCGAAAGCTAATGAAGCGCGTGGCGTCGGCTGCACTCGTCCTATCGCTTCTGCCTGGCTGTTCGCTGCTGCCCGAAGAAGAAGATTCACTGCAGCCCCCTGTTCTGCAAAAGGTTCAGAAGGAGTATGAAATCGTCGAGGTGAAGCGCGGCAATATCGAGCGGTTCATTACCTCCACGGCAACGGCGACATCCGGCCGCAACATCTCCGTCTCATTCCCGGAAACGGGAGGACGTCTCAAAAATTTATTCGTTAATGTCGGCGATCTTGTCAAAGCCGGCCAGCCGATCGCCGAGCTCGATACCGGCGATTTGCCGATGCGGATCAAGCTGCAGAAGCTCAACGTGGAGAAGAGGAATATTCAATTATTCGAAGCCACCACATCGGAGCTGAGCACGGACGACATCAGGCTCCGGGAACTCGACCTGAAGGGCGAGCGCATGGTACTGGACTCTTTGGAGAAGGAGTACAACAAGGCGCTGCTGTTCGCGCCTATGGACGGTATCGTTACCCATGTGGACAGCTTGCGGACCGGAGAAGGGGTCGAAGCGCTGCGAACGGTCGCGGTCATAGCGGATCCGAATGACGTTGATCTGGTCTATGAAGCTACTGAAGCCAAATCGCTGGTCGGCGCGAAGGTAGACATGGGTGTCGAAGTGACGATCAAGAAGACAAAATACTCGGGCAAAGTATTGCAAACACCTACGACCGCACCGAAAAGCGATGTGGAAAGCGTGAACAGGCGCAACGCCAAATCGCTTATCATCGGTATCCCGTCGCTGCCCAACATTCCGCTGAAAATTGGCGAATATGCGGATTTCAAAATCTTCATGGAGAAGCGGGACAATGTCATCGTCATTCCACGGAATGGACTGCGCAACTATCTGGGCCGGAATTATGTTCAGGTCATGGAGAATGACCGCGTGAAGGAAATCGACGTCGAGACGGGCCTGACGACGAACCGCGAGGTCGAAATCATCAAAGGGCTGGAAGTCGGGCAAAAGG carries:
- a CDS encoding efflux RND transporter periplasmic adaptor subunit, translated to MIQRISKRKLMKRVASAALVLSLLPGCSLLPEEEDSLQPPVLQKVQKEYEIVEVKRGNIERFITSTATATSGRNISVSFPETGGRLKNLFVNVGDLVKAGQPIAELDTGDLPMRIKLQKLNVEKRNIQLFEATTSELSTDDIRLRELDLKGERMVLDSLEKEYNKALLFAPMDGIVTHVDSLRTGEGVEALRTVAVIADPNDVDLVYEATEAKSLVGAKVDMGVEVTIKKTKYSGKVLQTPTTAPKSDVESVNRRNAKSLIIGIPSLPNIPLKIGEYADFKIFMEKRDNVIVIPRNGLRNYLGRNYVQVMENDRVKEIDVETGLTTNREVEIIKGLEVGQKVILNT
- a CDS encoding MFS transporter codes for the protein MAAGATTKAAAVQTGTVYAILFAISSVHMLNDTMQAIVTAMFPVVRTSLDLSLGQIGWVAFALNMTSSVMQPVVGFLSDKRPAPWMLPFGMALSLIGVAGLAYSPGFWALMLAVVFVGLGSAIFHPEGSRVVYFAAGGRRGLAQSIYQVGGNAGSSLAPLMTIFIFVPLGQSGAIWGTLLAAAAIIILIRVVPWYRSQLVTHGKPVKRAAKAPESGDAKQVRQNVGVALFLLILLVFARSWYTTGISTYYQIYLEDFRDFSLRAAQVPIFLFMAAGVLGTFLGGILADRFGRKRMILISIGGAAPFALLLPYLPSFLIYPVIFLLGVILLSGFSVSVVYAQELLPGKVGMASGLITGLAFGMGAIGAVIIGEAGDIWGLDRVLTWSSFLPLLGLLAFALPPDRRE